TCCCTCTAATGAAAATTCAAAAGGAGAATTAGTTTAGCATATTTTACGCATTTCATGCATACATTAcgcattttataatttataatttgttttggTTCTTACCCACCAATCCTTGCCAAAGACAAAGAACTGTCTCTTTGCAGCCTTAACCAGTCGATGTATGTGCTCAAACTAGTCTCTCTGAAcctgtatttatatatatattactaacCTTTTTCAAGAAAGCTAAAAGATCAAAACacagaaggaaaaaaataatttatactcCTTTGAgtaatatttatgagaaagataaatagctttaaaatttattaattcatttattattaattttaaaaactaattttctatatcttaaaaaataatgattccCATTTCCTCATCCAAGGAGTAATTTAAGCCAAGAAATAAATTCCAaattatattagcctaaaaaatattaaaaactgaCAAAATTGAGCTAATATAATAAGTTTAGGGGCtgaattgatattattttcttaaaattatttcaaattgtTATTAAGTATAGGGATAAGGTACAAATTAGATCCTCAACTATAGGCTAAGGACTACATGAAACCTTATTGTCTTTTTTGTTCCCATGGGAAACTTCTttcaaaaatgaaacatataagCCCTTATATCTAACACCGTTAGTTTTGCCATCAAGTCAATATATTGTAAGCATATGTGGCATGTGGgctatttttcttgacaaaatatttctatattatttaaataatcaaaatatataaaaattatataaaaggtAAATCCAGTCTAATATAATTTGTTTCTCTATCATTccattcttcattttcttcatatcaattttttcatcatttttttatatattcttacaCACCATAATcacttattattttctcactaattctattaaaaaatatatttttttctaatttttttattcttttaatcttttttctttatatgtgCTTCTATTTTGGATGAAAGGATGTaacctcttttttcttttttaatttgtttatttttaaaggaaatgaaaaaagaaaaaaaaaagagatgaaaTGGATAGAAGTTGTTTACTAAAATATTCAGTAGTATAATTGCTGcccaattattatttttataaataaaacagaaagTGGGTCCCACTCATCCAAATTAGTGTCAATATTAGCATAAAAAATGTAGGCCCAATCACTCATGTCAGCCAAACTAACATCGGTTTGTGGTGGACGTGACGGAAGGGTTTAAATGTAttgtttttgaaaataaagcTCCTATTGGGGACAAAAAGAACATCAAGGGCTCAGTTGGCCCACTAGTTATAGTTCAGGGGTCTGGCTAGCCCTTTTCCCTTAACTATATTACCCcattaatttccttttttaccCCTCTTCACGATGTACAACTGCAGAAGAAAGAATTACCCTTTCTCAGTTTAGTCGCAGTTTTACCGGAGAAATTCTTGCCGATTTTTACCTACAATTCCCAAAAGATCCCTAAATATCAAAACTTTTTTCCAATTTCCCGTCACATCAAGAAGCCCATTTTAGTAATTTGGTTAAACCGCGAAACCAAAAATATCGCCTCACATTAAAGAAAAGATCATTCCTCTTTCCCTCTTACACACACATCgagaaacaaaaaggaaagaaaataagagagcGCCAAAACATTTTCTTGGTCTTTGGagccatattataaaaaaacccGAACCGAATAGAACCACCCATGTTATTCGGATCGTACGAATCAATCAACACCATCCATTTCACAGTTCAACGGCTGTGATGAGTCGGCGTAGTGGTTaccttattttcttcttcagagtGGTTTTAATCATAAACCCTAGCCCCCATGATAAAGATAGATAGATGATAGCTtcactctctttctctctcagTCACTCTCTGCAACAAAAACAACAACAGCAAGATTTACGTGAATCGCCTTTAACTCTCTCACTCGGgtcttctctctttctctctcttatctccttgagagagaaaaaagaaaaacaaacaaacaaaaaggaTATGaaccctttctttctctcttcgtAAAGAGTTAGTTTTATATATCCAGATCTTAGTTTTCtagatttctctctctttatGGTTTTTGGTTTCTGGGTTTTTATGGGCTTTATCGTAAGCTTGactgtttctttttattgttgtaTGGGTCTGAATCATCCGAGTCGTGTAACGGTTCTTTCTCTATAACTCGGTGAGTCTCTGTTTTAGATCTAAACACATGGCGTGTTCTTGAGCGATTCTTCTGTTTCCTGAACGATTCTTGTGTATTAAACGCGGGGTTATCGGTATTAAACTCGTTGACCCGGTGTTATTATTGAGTGATACATATTGTTGAGTTCACTCGGAGTGTAACTCGGAGACTCAGTGAGTCGAGGAGCGGTAAGAAGATCGAGTCAAGAATCGGTTTGAGCAGTAACCGAACGGCAATAATGCCGTCGGTGGGGATGCGTCGTAGCACTAGGGTGTTTGGGGTGGTAAAAGGGGTTGATGGGGCCCGGGTTTTGCGGTCCGGGCGAAGACTCTTGATAGGAGCAGGTGAGAACAAGTTCAAGAGAGCTAATGATGGAGATGAGTGGTTACACACTATGATCAAGAATCATCATCATAACCATAACAATAGCCCTATAATGAAGTGCAACAAGGAAAATGGATGGACCCAAACGCAAACCCATGTTtccaaattaaagaaagaaaggccTAGTCCCGTTGCTCTTGGTGTTGGTGCTGGTGCTGGGAATGAAGTGGCAAAGAAAGTGAATGATAGTGGAAACAAGATGTGGGGTATTGTGTATAGTAGAAAAAGGAGGAGAATGTCTGGTATCGACAAGCTAGAAATTTTGGGCCGCAATAAGAAGTTTGGGATTCAGTTTTCACGCAGGCAGAGGAGGAGGGTGTTGAAGGATAATGAAGTCGAATCTTTTGAGCCTGCACTTCTTGGTATCATTGTTGATGGTTCTTGTAGTAGTAGTGGATTAGCTGCTTCTTTTTTGCATTTGGTTTTGGGTTATATTAGGAGGACTAATTTAAGTATTGCTGAGCTTGTGCCTTTCTTGTTGTCCGAGTCTGTTAAATGTGCCTTCGCTTCCGATGGGCTTCGTTTTTTGCAGGTACTTGctgatatttttcttgtaCTTTTTGTGCTTTTTGTGTAGCATGTATAAATTCAACTTTTGCTAAGATGAttacttttgttttattcCCTTTTTTCCCCACTTTCAGGACACCACTGCTAATAGAAATGGAATTTGCAAGATTTTTGGGGGCATGAGTACTGTGcctatattttctttggatTTTTCTGCAGTTCCTTTCTGTTTTCTGTGTATGCATCTTAGGTTGGCTTTTAGAGTTAAGTGTCTGTCTTTTGAACCTGTAAATAACTCACTGGATGAGGACTCATCTCAAGAAGTAATTAGTGAAAGTGAAGAAGACCATTCGTGTGGCCTTGTGAGGACTGACACTTTTTTATTAACTGATAATTCTGGGGGTAAGGTTTCCTTGCATCCGTCTCTGATAGCCTCCAAATTAGCTGGTCGGCACAGTCAGTACAGAAATGTCTTAAACTCCCGTGGTATCCAAAAGAGGAGGAGTGCGTTTAGGAGGAGAAGAGCTAGAAATCCTTCGGGTGTTGGCATACACAAAGCAAATGGGGCTTTAGTTTCTGATTTAATTAGCAGTAGGAAAAATGGCATCCCTTTTTCTACTGTAGTGTCCAAGGACAAGCTTAGGAGATCACTCCGGCTTACCCCTGCTGCAAACCTCAAGGAGGTAAATCCTACTGCAGTTCAAACCAGTCGTGTCATGGACTCATCAAGCTGCTCTGCAAATCTCCTAGTTATTGAATCAGATAGATGTTACAGGATGGTAGGAGCCACTGTCGCATTAGAAATCTCTGATCTAAAGGAGTGGGTTCTTGTAGTCAAGAAGGATGGGTTGACCAGATGCACACACTTGGCACAAAAGAGCATGCGACCCTGTTCTTCCAATCGAATCACTCATGATGTAATATGGACTGGGGATGATAGTTGGAAACTAGAGTTTCCTAATCGACAGGACTGGCTAATTTTCAAGGATCTTTACAAGGAATGTTACGATCGCAATGTGCCTGCTCCTATTTCTAAAGCTATCCCTGTTCCTGGGGTGCGTGAAGTTTTAGGATATGAAGATAGCAGCAGTTTGCCCTTTTCTAGACAGGACGCATACATTTCTTTTAACAATGATGAGGTAGTTAGAGCTTTAACAAAAAGAACTGCAAATTATGATATGGATTGTGAAGATGAGGAATGGCTGAAGAAGTTCAATAGTGAATTCTTTGTTGAATCTGAAGAACAAGAACATCTTTCAGAGGAGAAGTTTGAGTTAATGATTGATACTTTGGAGAGGGCTTTTTATAGCAGTCCAGATGATTTTGTTGATGGGAGAGCAGCTGTAAATTTTTGTATAGACTTGGGTAGGAGGGAAGTAGTTGAAGCTGTCTATGGTTATTGGATGAAAAAACAGAAGCAGAGACGATCGGCGCTGCTTAGGGTTTTTCAGGTAAAAGTTTCTTTATGTCTCAAATATCTGATGTATTGGCTACATTTCCATATCTTTCTTGGTTACTATAATGTGCTGGAGCTTTTTACAATCTCTCTATGTTGATATTCAGTTGTATCAAGGCGTTTTTccaattatattattgtagATGATCATAGAGTGCAGATTTTGTCTTCATTTGAGTtgagcaaaaaaaaaatcatgtaGATCTCAATAATTGTATGTAGAAATCACACGCATGTGTTTTAGTTCATTATTCTCCAACTTCTCCCTTTTCTGTCACTGTTTCCTTCTTGATTTTTGTTGTTGGTTAATCATATTTTAGCCACTTGCAGCAATTGCCTATTTTATGCTATGGGTTCTCTTTGTGATTACCTGAATTTTTCTGcactatttttgtttctaGCAGGAGTATAATATTTGGTGAAATTTTGTCAATCCATTGGATTATTATGGGGAAACAGGATCAATCAAACAttgaaaaacagaaagaaataTAGAATCATGCTAACATTTTGATGCCCTCTTACCATGTTTTTCACGAATCCCACTTGCTAGTTGGGATAAAAGCTTAAAATCATCTGGTTACCATTAAAATTCAGTTGGATGATGCAAGATATATTTGTGCGAGTCAAAATTGTTTCACCCAGTGTCTCCTGCATTTCGTTTTACTTATACACCAGTGGTATGTGGACCACAAACTGTTCATTTTACTTGTATGCTGTGTAGCAATATTGTCTCTGAGATTCTGGGATATAGAATTTCTATGCATCATGCTATCCAGATTGTGCACTTCATGTGAAGCTTTACATTATCCCTCATTCTTTCTAACAGTTGCATCAAGGAAAGAAAGCTTCACTAATTCCGAAACCTGGTCTACGTAAGAGAAGGTCATTTAAGCGACAGGCCAGCCAATTTGGAAGAGGCAAGAAACCTAGCCTTCTGCAAGGTAACTTCTTTTAAATGCTTTTAGAATTCTCAGATTCTTTTCTCGTTAGTCTTGTCTAGTCCGAGTCTTGATTCTCCTGAGCCTTGTTTGCTGATTTTGTCTGCTTTGTGGTTATTCATcctattttacttttctagaCTGTATCTCATGTTCTATCACTCTACAGCAATGGCTGCAGAACACGATGCTTTGGAAGAACAGAATGCCATGCGTAATTTAGAAGCTGCTAAAGCTTCAGCAAAGAGTTCGGTGGAATCAGCTATTCTGAAACGGCGTCGAGCGCAGATGCTTATGGAGAATGCTGATTTGGCAGTTTACAAAGCTGCAATGGCACTAAGAATTGCTGAAGCTGCACGGACACCCAATTCAACAGTGACTGCTGAGATACAGTTCTTGGATTGAAGGGTGCAGGAATATGTGATGGTTCTGTAAAAAGCCAATCAATATTAGCAGAAGCATTACCAGAAAATTTTTTGGCTCTCTTTTGAAGCTCTGGAGAAGAACCTTTTACAGAAAGTATTGTAATTTTGTATAGATTTTTGATTGAATGTAAAttctgtattattataaccTCACACCAAATGGCTGATTTCCTTGCtggaaaaaaaaagtgaaaattatAGTAAACTTTTTTTGCCTTGCCTGGTACATGCTGATttctttgagatgtgttgattATTGGGCATTTGCGGCAAACCCAAAGCGATGTATGTTTGTAACTTCCAGCTGGTATATTATATCGTACATCATCTTCAGGTTGATTGTGAGACTTCAGTTGGCAATATTCAAAGCAGATACCAGAGATTGAGTGTGAGGAGGATGTTAGCTCGTAAAAATCACTGTCTTCGTGACTCCcgagataattatttttcatttttatgttttcttttactttttaattttaaaaaataaattacttttatagaagattttagaatttgtaaCATATATTcactttataaaaaatataaatagtgaatttatattattattatattttttattgaagatttttatgaaaatgtttaattttaatttcttaattttttttattgtgatATTATTACATATGAAGATGTacacaattatttttatgaatgaaaaatatgaaaaatattatttaaaaagaaatttcttacaataaatttcttttatttttatatttttagttattattaaattaaaatttgataaatttcattaaactatttaactactcatcttctttataaattatattgtatTACTTTTtccattataaaataaatatcattttaattaaattttttttatttcaaattctgTGTTATTTTAAGCAACTAATGGagtattaattactttttttttaattttatctttctttattgtgAGAAAATGTATTAATGAAGTAGAAAAAACttaaacaaagtgaaaaagaattttataaaaatttcgtgtattttaatgaattaatatttactcagataaaattattttttattataattgagacaatttaatatattttttaattcttgcgtgttaattttaagaaaatttatttagggacataaaaagtatttttatattgtcaAATTGAAACTTTAtaagtttcattttaattgaaattttaacattatatgtttaattaattaaatatttttataattttactttttattgaTTGGGTCCACTGATATTTGGTTTCGATGACTTtgatttttttggtttttgtaCTCACCTTTAGTTATATGGGATAGGCTTTTCAAAAGCtattataattagaaatttttcttgaaaaattatgtaataagtaaaaaaatcgttgatttaaaagataatcaaTGATGAACTGAAATTTTAGTAAGAACAAAGgcagataaagaaagaaaaatggcaaacaccaataaattttttcttattaatgctaaaactgatttcaaaattttgagatttcaaatttaaataatactatataaaaggaaaggacatttaatagataataatatataatcatttttagaataatgatgaatataaatttataaataaacatagctttgaaagaaaaataaaaaaaatataggctaactaaaaaaattgtaattacATTGATAATATAggctataatttttaaaattaaaaaatgagtaaggaaaaaagaatataagaaaaaaatgtaaatattttttgtgttatttactttttaataaatagttacatcattttttttgaaaaaatgttctgtttctttaataatttattggtgttttaaagaaaacagATAGTTTTGCCAAGGAAAAAATGTATTTCTATAAACTCATTTAGTTTGAAGTAAAAATGTTATTAAgaccttttaaaaaaaagaatcttttataaataatccaagaaaatttatgaaaagattCACTAGTGGGTATTAATATCCAATTTACTCAacccaaataaataaaagtaattttccTATTACCCTTTTACAAATTATTTAGTTCTTATACATTATCCATTTATTATTCATACCCATATAATAAGATTGGATTAGGATGAAGGGTAAGGGTGGAATTTGCCTTGTTATCTTTGTAGGTAAAGAACCACTCATTGAAGTTGTTGCAACAACGATACATGTAATGTTTTTAAATTGTGAGTGGGGCATAAATGAAGATGTGAGGAAAACCCATTGGAAGTCTTGGGTCAAGCTttgtgaaaataaatttgggATAAGACTTGGCTTTCATAGCCTAGAAATAGTTTAAGTTGGCACTGTTGGCTAAACAAATGCGGAAGATAATTTACCCAGCCTCTAATTTTGTTAGTTCGCATGTCAAAGAGCAAGGACAAGGGTTGGAATCCCCTTATGGGGATGGAAAAGCTTGCTCAAAGGGTGACAAATAATTCAAACAgcctaaaaatatataaatacaaactcaaagaaaatattttaggcTGGCCAGTGGTTGCCCCTCATGAATCGAAAAAGGCTAATTCTTCCACTAATGTAtcacacttttttttttgctttttttgaAACAAGTCATCATATTTTGATCTTAgctaaatatacaaataaaaactcaACTTTGTCTTAATATGAATCAGATTAAACTTCTATATACGCATcttcaattaaaagaaaataaatcagtAATCACAAGGAtgaaaatgtataaaaattgaatactCTAGGATATACTGCAACCAAATAAAGTGACATCCAGATGTGATCTTTGCAACTAAAAGAGAaggaaataagaaaagaatcttCAAATAACTCAGCTCCTTCAAAGGTTATACCGCTTGATTGAAGCTCTAATATATGTATCTAACTCTAATTCTAAAGactataatcaattttttacaTTAATAGGATCTGTATGGTTTGAGGTTAGAAATgagaatagaaataataataataattattttatattatttgttgtCTCACTTATACTCTCAACTTAACCTTcaacaatatatttatattcaagcACAAAGTGCTAAATAAACCagatttgattcaattataattttactaGAGTTTTACATTAAGAGTCTCACCCATATTCAAGTAATGAAACCATGGTCTTACGAATCTTTCACTTTTTTGATGTTATGGTTCATTATGGAACAATAAAACAATAAGATCATGAATTGTTTACATAGTTTATTCTAATCCTAATAGGACAAAGATAATCacagaatatatataaaggcTTTCTATGAGACTAGCATGTACATAATTTTGAtacaattcaatttttttaattactgagtttttttattgattctttATAAGAGTGAGCGGTTGGACAACACTGCTTGATAATTTCCTACAACCTTGCTAAAACTTTTATGATTGAGTTAATGAAAATATCATTGTTGATAGCTGAATATTTGCTGACTGATTATCAACTGGTACTGTCTGCAAAAGGCTTGAATAGTACTCAAGTCTCCTTAACTAAATTCTACGTTGAGtgagaattaagaaaatttgaaccttataaaattcaatattatctctttcttttaaaggCCTTTTATTATAAAGAGTAAAACCTTAAGACCatgaactaaaaaataaacaacatCTCTATAGCTGATTACGATTCAATCTATAGATTGGTTCATTATCagtcttaaaataataagtgtCTCTTTTTTACAAGTTCAAGGTCactttctttataaaaatatcaatttttttataaaattattatttaatttttcttagaaaatgtcaattttttaatgaaatcatatttaattttccttgttgtaataactttttattattatttatcaagtATTATTGGAACGAAGAATTCAGAACGCTTAAATCCTTAAATCataatccttttctttttttgaaatcaaatagaactttattaaaataacagaTCAACAAgcattaaataagaaataaaatagagGATCAACCATCCAAGACATGGCATCTTGTTATGCATAATTTTACACatgttttttaattgaatttaaaaagtttttgaATAAATAGTTAGTATTAATTAGGAACAGTTTAGGCTTAATTAGGAGTTTATTTAAGTTATACTATTATTctagtattttatttacttttggtttattttggaatttatatttgattttaataagtattttcttttttatagaaaagatGAGACGAGCATGAAAAGCTATATCACATCTTCTAACACGGCTGTGCTTGTGCCCGTATTACACATTGAAAAAAGGATCAGGAAGTATAACTTGATACGGTCGTGCTAGAAGCTGTGTCTACTACTAGATTCTGAAGAATATGACACACAGAAATTACACGGGCGTGCTCCAAACTATGCTTGCTTCTACCCATTTCAAAGAAGTTATGAAAGTTTAGCATGACATTACACATGGGCGTGTGTTAAGCCGTGCCATAAAGCGAAAAACTTGACATGGCTGTGTGCCAAGCCGTGTCGAATAAAAAAGAGTTTTCCTTCATAAGAAACTCAGAAATTTAGGGCAAATAGAATTTTCTTTGAGTCTTGGCTATAAAAGGATGGACAAGTagctattttaaaataacaaccATCATAAATACAAAGCTTTTGAAGAGTCATTCAAGGAGATCAAGAAGATTTATACAAAAATTCAAGAGTTTgaattatcttcttttttttcttctttgatttctttaatGATGTTTATGTATATTCCCGCAATCATGCACAA
The nucleotide sequence above comes from Ricinus communis isolate WT05 ecotype wild-type chromosome 6, ASM1957865v1, whole genome shotgun sequence. Encoded proteins:
- the LOC8275962 gene encoding uncharacterized protein LOC8275962 — protein: MPSVGMRRSTRVFGVVKGVDGARVLRSGRRLLIGAGENKFKRANDGDEWLHTMIKNHHHNHNNSPIMKCNKENGWTQTQTHVSKLKKERPSPVALGVGAGAGNEVAKKVNDSGNKMWGIVYSRKRRRMSGIDKLEILGRNKKFGIQFSRRQRRRVLKDNEVESFEPALLGIIVDGSCSSSGLAASFLHLVLGYIRRTNLSIAELVPFLLSESVKCAFASDGLRFLQDTTANRNGICKIFGGMSTVPIFSLDFSAVPFCFLCMHLRLAFRVKCLSFEPVNNSLDEDSSQEVISESEEDHSCGLVRTDTFLLTDNSGGKVSLHPSLIASKLAGRHSQYRNVLNSRGIQKRRSAFRRRRARNPSGVGIHKANGALVSDLISSRKNGIPFSTVVSKDKLRRSLRLTPAANLKEVNPTAVQTSRVMDSSSCSANLLVIESDRCYRMVGATVALEISDLKEWVLVVKKDGLTRCTHLAQKSMRPCSSNRITHDVIWTGDDSWKLEFPNRQDWLIFKDLYKECYDRNVPAPISKAIPVPGVREVLGYEDSSSLPFSRQDAYISFNNDEVVRALTKRTANYDMDCEDEEWLKKFNSEFFVESEEQEHLSEEKFELMIDTLERAFYSSPDDFVDGRAAVNFCIDLGRREVVEAVYGYWMKKQKQRRSALLRVFQLHQGKKASLIPKPGLRKRRSFKRQASQFGRGKKPSLLQAMAAEHDALEEQNAMRNLEAAKASAKSSVESAILKRRRAQMLMENADLAVYKAAMALRIAEAARTPNSTVTAEIQFLD